CCTGCTTTTTGACCCAGTTTGTCCTGTCCTCCCCATCTGCTCCCCACCATCTGATAGGACCTCCAGAGAGGATTGTTGTTCTTTTGATATCCCCGGCTGCACACTGACATCTCTGCAGCAGgtcagcctctctgtgtttgctgcctgTTAATTGCAAGTGCTACTATTGTCAGTGgtcgtgggggggggggacctcTATTCAcggggccttttttttttgccatgaaGCTAAAGTACTGTACAGCTCTAGCAATAGAGTCCTGAATAGCCCTGACTCATGCATCCATTGTCTTGTGACCCTCTGTGTAGAGGGCTTTGTCCCTCCCCATTCTGCACAAGCACCAATAATTTCtggttttctctttttgctcAGTCTGGAACGGGTCTtccacaagttttttttttttccttattgcCTCTCTGCTATTTTTAATCCAGTCAGCAGTAAGTTTAGCTCCGATGGCGTAGATGCAGAAGGCCGTGAAGAATGAGCTGTCACGACGAGACCCGTCCCACTCAGATTCATGCTACAATAGGAATTCTCCTCCCCTCAATGAAACGAGATCCTCAAAATGTGCAAAAGGTCACATTTTACTGGAGTTCCCATGCAGGAGTAATGCTGATTTCAAGGAATTGCATGCCAGCAGCAGATTTAGCGCAGACTATTTTaagttggctttttttttggctgcatgCTCAAGTAAAAAAACTCCACATCTTGCTTTTGGTGCAAGCTGCAGAAAAGGTTGGAAATGTGTGCAGTAAATACTTAAACCGGCCCTGTGACATGCCAGGACAAATTCCAAACCCTGTGCGGCAGCATGCTGAGCCTCATATGTGGGCGCGAGAGGCATGCACTGCTCCTCAGTGTGACTCCTTCCGAGCAAGCAAAACCTGTAATACCTGGAAATCACGGAGGCAGAACCACCCTGTGAGCTGTTGGTTGTTTATTTCATTCAATTGAACAAGGCAGAACTCCATGCACAATAAATATGACTCATTAAATtaatgacacataaaaacatcagttaGTGGACAAGTCTAACATTGCATTGtccttaaaataaaataataataattaagtgTGAAAAGTTTCCCTTTTGagtgatcaaagtgacaagccTTAAATACTATTAAATAAATGTGCTGTTACAGAAATGATTTGGTTGAATTTTCTTGAGCAGTCCTTCAAGCTGGGAGCTCTGACTGCTCCTCTCCAGCGTGGTCCAGTCCTTGGAGGCTCCCTGTCTCCTTTCCCCCCGTCCTGCGCCTCCTCCTGTGTTCACCACCACGTGCACTTGTCCGCTCACATGATTCAGTTTCCCGTAAAGGCTTCTTTCTCGGCAGAGAAAGGCGCAGTCATACGCTGGAAATCGTGGAACCCAGACTGCTGAGTCACACTTCCCTGGCCCACGAGTTCACCCTGACCTGGTAAATTTGTTGGAACGTTTGACTTCCTTGTTGTAAACACTTGTGTTCTTGTCTCCGCCcctcccgtctctctctgcctggaGCACTTTCCAAAGGAGTCCAACACAGACATTAACACAGGCCTTGTGCAGTTACTTTTCCCCAAATGCACACGAAACATGAATATTCCAGGCGGCTTCATCGGTCGGGCAGGTTGATAACAGGCACCCACTGATCCAGACAGCGACTGTCTCTGCAGAATCTGTTGACTTTGCTCAGCGCGGGGTCCTTCCACAGCGACGACTGAGGATtctgcagaagaagacaaagcagTTACCATCTGCTAGTTTATGAAATGTGCAAACAGGCTGAAATTAGTCCGATTGCACAACCCCATGCATGCACCGACAATGACCTTGGTACTTAAGGCAGACATGGGCGATGACACTTACAGTGACGAGGACACAGTGCAGGTCCACGGGTTCCCCTCCGGGTTTCCCTCCTCCCAGTATTTCTGCCAGGCGCCTCATGTTGCTGACGCGCAGGATGTTGATGTCGTTCTCGCAGCAGAATGCCTGGATTAAGGTGAAGTGAATCTGGAGAGCCACATCCTCCTCATCGTCTGTGGCCAGCAGACACAACACCACATTGTCTGGATCCCTGCAAAcaacaagagagagacagttgtaaggaaaaggaggagcagGGTGTCTCACGCTTATCCCACGTTGTTGGCgtccacagcagtgacagcatcTTCTCCTTAACTTACGCATTTAGTGACTTTGCTGCCTCATAGACTCCAACAGTGATGCAACCCTGAGGCAACGCAGAGCTCAGGACCTCCTCTAACGCTTTAGCCACCGATTCCATcctgaaggaaaaacacattgacACACATTAATTGACTAAAAACAgcctgcaaaacacacaacacgACAGCTCACATGCGTAAAGCTCGTGTTGTTCACATGAGGTGATGATGACCAGTGATGCAACCAAGACACAACAACACGAACACTTCTGCTTATCAGGTTCGACCCTGAAATCAGCGTTAACCGAagctacagctgctagcatcaGTTAGCTTGACGTTAGCTGTCGTTACAGCgatgacagcagaaacagacacagaaacgtAAAAAACGCGTCCAGGTTCAAACGTCTGCAAACGTCCAGCGAGCCTTCAAAACGGCCCCGGTGCTGAAAACAAGTTCCAgccaaagaggagagagaaaagtgctAAAAAGCAACAAGAAGCTAACCTTTCTGAAGAGTTATCTCCACTGGACTCTTCAAAAGTCATATTGCACATCCGAGCGGTTTGGTGTTCAACAATATCCAGAGCGAAGTGTGACCGTTTCTGCGCGcggagctgctgtctgtgagcCGGAGAGTCCCACGTCTTCGGTAGTCAAACCTCCGTCCCACCGCTCATTTACATAAACCGGTCCCACCGGTCACATGGCTCACCGCCGCTGTGTGCGTGTGGCGACACCCTGTGCCTGTTAGGGGACACTGCGGCGGGAGGACACCAGCTTCTCAGTTTGATTTACAATTTCAATCTAAaattttatattaatatatttGCCTCATAATTCCTTACAtatattgtgtatattttttttttttgcactattTAACTTACTGCTCTAAAAGCTGTGCGCGTTTTTTCCTTTGAGAGCAGTGTTTAAACCAAACTCTAACTctttgtatgtgcacacattcTTGGACAATAAAGCCGATTTTGATCTGACCCTGACTTATTTAACTATCCGTGTCTCCAGCTTAGGAAGCAGGCTGCATGTGCACTCCAGCACAAAGTCATCAGAAATCAGACATAACCACAAAGACattaataaactttattttcgTATatcacctttcatacaagaataGCTGCTGAAAATGCTTTATTGCAAACAAATCACGTGCACAAGAAATAAAGATCTAAAGTCAGCAGCCTATGAATTCATTCAGGCTGATgcaaagtgaatgaaaacatgttgcagGATATTTCAGCTCATGGCGGCTTTCAGCGCCTCTGGTGGAAACGTAACGTAAAAGTCTTTTTACCACAAGAAACGTTCAGCTTGGACGTTTCCCCGCTGACTTCGGATCAGtttccttcagctgctgttccCTGAATCATCAGAGAAACTGATCAGAGGTCAGTTCAACCAACTCCAACGGTCCTCTCTGCATCTTCCCTACCGGCAACGTGGCAGCACTCAACACTtcaaatttgtacttttttCCACATGTCGGCTTCAGTCCGGGGACGCGGGGAGTCGACGCGCAGAGGCCTGACGGTGTCCCGCTGTCGGGTTTAACCTGCAGACAGTCGTGATTTCCTCTGTTCCAGCTCCCGCTGTCAACCTCCTCAGGGCGTGCTccactgtttactgacagctgTGAGGACACAGGCTGAGAGACACGATGCAAACACCGGGATGAAGGATTGTGCGCCTTCACACCCTGAACGGTATGACTTTGACTTTTTAAGTTTTCTgcgtttgttttttctctcattgGGGTGGTTTGTACTTTCTGTAGCgctgcttcctgtgcagaaacAGTATCTGTGAACTTTATCCTCTTGTTATCATGCTGGCTTGTTATCAGCTCATGTTGTGACTTTCCTGTGAAATGATGTGGCAGTCGTGGATGTACTTTGACTGAGTCTGGCATGTGTGAACTGTACCAACCTAAAAAAAACCGTTTATTTGTGCGGATTTTACCTCAAAATCAGGAATAAGAACTGCAAaactcttctttctctttcaggtAGGCTGATCTTGTGTGAAGGGGGTCATCATGGATCACAGAGGTCACCCCCGGCCCGACTCTGGCCATCACTCCCACAGAGCGAAAGAAAGAGAGGACTACTACAGGTATCCTCAGCAGGACTGGGACCAGAACTACCCAGCACCGAACcccagagagagggacaggtACTGGGCTCATCCTGATGCCCGGTACAGGACTCATTTCACCAGTCCGCCTGCCAGACCGGAGCAGTATCCTTACAACACACAGCAGTACCCCCATGGCCATGGCCGTCCAGAACACCAGAGACCTCAGTCCAGGTGCGTACGCTCATGAGACCGTGCATGATCGTCCTCACCATGTGTGCCAAAGTCACTGCAGCTACATTTTAGGCGGAAGTTCAGAATAAGTTCAGTGTATGTAATCAAGCAGTGCAAGATAAAAACAAACGTCAAAACACCTGATGGTGGTGCAGAAGCCCCAGTTCAAGTCCTTAAACCACCGGGTCGAGTGCTGttcagtgcatgctgggatactCACCTGACACCTGTCGCTGAGCACAGATTCAGTGCAGTGTTTCAGCACTTTCTGCTGGCTTCCTCCTTCCAGGCATGTGTATGAATATCCACCTCACAGCCACTGGGACTACAGAGACAACTATGGTTATTATGACCATGACTACTACAGAGGACAGCATGGACGACGAGGTACAGAGATACAAAACAGCTCCTGGAGACAGCAGAGCTTCTGTTATCAGTGTGCTTCACTCGGTGTCATGGTAAAAACAAATAAGATGATTCTGATGTTACTGTGATCATAAAGATGCAGGTCAGTGGGGTCCTCAAGAGTCCTGGAGGATGGACCGCCAGCAAGACAGAACATACAGCCAGGAACATTCAGGGAGCTCCTACAGCGAGGAGTACAGGTGAGCCGTACAGGTCCCCGTCTGTTTTTAAAGGAAgctaaatatgaaatatgacaGTCTGCTAAGTCTGAGGACTTTACCTGCAGCGGCACAACCTCAATCAGACGGAGGgggacacatgcacacaaggagTCGTCTAATTAGCAGTATATATTTTGGAGAAAGCTCAATTAATACTTTAAATTCCAGGAACAGACTTTTAGAATCAGTGTGGAACCCGACGGGAAGCCTGTGGGAGCTGGCTAACAGGGAGCTCTGACAGGTACCAGAGGAACACCTGCTACAGTGGTCCAGGACAGAAAAGATAACAGCAACTTTACTTAaatctgcagaaaacaaacatgaccaGAAGTGCTTCgatgtcttttgtgtgtttggtcaCTTTTTCCTTCAGAGGGCCAAAACTCAAACTAATGCTGGGCTACAGGCCAAAAGCATCTGTGAGCTTTGCCATCTGTTTATCCAGGAAAGACAAAGCTGCTACTCAGTGTCGATAGCTTCAAATGTACTAAAAGCAAAGCTTTCATGACTTGAATATAGGCTGAATCATATGCAGCAACAGGAAGTAGCAAACTGTTCACGGATTTCTCTGaaaatgttatattttgttgctttaattCTTTCAGGTATGACCAAAGGAGAGACAGCTCTCAGCATTACGCCAACAGCTACGAGGATGCTCCCTCCAGAGACAACGAAGAGGTTTCCTCTTATTACCTGGGGACATTAGAAAGTTCCAAAAACTCAGGGTTATCCTCCAGCAGCTATGAACTGAGTCAGTACATTAATGGGGCTGAACACAGCGAGCCTGTTCACACGTCTGAAGCAGGTGAGTTTACAGTTGAAGctctttcctctcagctccacctcACTCAGTGTTCATCGTCACACCTGTTCCTCTGTGCCCGCTCAGATCACGGACCTGTGCACCAGACGTCAACTCCTCTGAAGTACTCAATCCCTCACACGATTGTCAGCTTTGGTCCTGCAGGCCAGCTGATTCGAGTCACTCCGGGCTTGTCCACGCAGGAGAGCGTCAGCCAGCTGGAAATCCACAGTCTGGAGGTTCGTTCAGCACCAGCCCGTGTGTCTTCTTTCTAGAACTGTGTTCCTGTATAAGACTGCAAGAGATGCTTATCGTCTTTCTTCCTGCTCAGGTCATTCTGAGTGACAccatggagcagcaggagatgaGAACCTTCCCGGGACCTTTAACCAGGTATTCTTCCGTCTTTGTTGTGAAACTGGAAATGTGCACTACTAAATAATCTTAATAAAGGGACAAAATAAATTCAGCTGAACATCACATCTGTCATTATTATTAGCCCTGTGCGACTTATAAAGATGATTCTTGATTAGTATTTTGTAAATGTTGTGTGTACATGATGGTTTTTCATGCTTTTGAAGGGAGGATTTGCACAAAGTAGATGCTATAGAGTTTGCCCACCAGAGGGCAGGCGCCTGCATGAGAGATGGCAAGCTGCATGATAAGAGCTCTGCTGCCCTCTTGTGGAATATACTGatactgctctgcagacagaaTGGAGTAAGTGTTGCTATCACATGTGGAAACAGATCAATTGGCCTAAAATCAAAGTGATTTTGATACAGTTCTCTCTAAACTTCCATTGTTTCAGCAAATAGTCGGCTCCGATATCGCAGAACTGCTGATGCAGGGCTCACATTCAGATGGAGGCTGGGAGTCGGATGCTCCCACACTCATTGACTTCAGTGAGGGCACGACTGCCGAAGCACCACCTCGCAAAGGAGACGACCTGCTCACAGGAAGCTGgagcagcttcagctcagaGACGTCTGCGAAGGCCCTGCAGGGCTAcacccagctgctgctggctggaagAAAGAAGGTTTCTGCCTTTCAACTCAACTCTGTTCAGCtttcttcatttattcagtTCCTTTATTTAAGGAAAAGTATCAATACTACAATGTGAACATATAGAAGTATTTTCAGctaaatgtacttcaagtatcaaAGTACTCATTCAGCAGAAAATTTTATTTAGATTCTTTTTGCATCAGTGTGTAAGCAGCATCGCACTGCTGTAGCTGGTCGAGGTGGAGATAGTTTTAACTACTTAATGTAAGGAAGGTTAGTCAAGTGGTTCCCAGCCTGGGTCAGCTCCCCCCACAGGGTCACCTGATAAATCAGAGGGGTCATGAGAAGATTaatgggagaggagagaagaaaaatcaaagttCTGCCATCTGAGAagtgcagaggtcaaaggtgaacTGCTAACAGGATGAAGAAAAGCCATGACAGGAACCCCAACCCTGCTTTTGTTTAAAGGATCACGAGCCAAAAAGACCAAAAATCACATAATGTTTCAGTCTGAAATGTAGAAGCATAAAGCAGCATGCAATGGAAGTACTGTAATTACAGCACAGTACTTATGTGTACTTGTAGTTACTTTTCACTGCTGTAATCTCAGTGTTAGCAAATGCCAGAATATGAATTTCTCCTTCTCCAGGGCCTGACTGAAATACTTTGCATATACTCAGCAGTTGTCATGGATGTCATGCTGTGCTGGGATCTGAATATTTGTCCTCTCACACCTTCCCATGTGTTTCCAGGAGGCCCTGGAGTCAGCTATGAGCAGCGGCCTGTGGGGGCATGCACTTTTTCTGGCCAGCAAAATGGACAACAGGTCCTACACCACTGTGCTAAACAGGTGAGAAAAGCAATCTGAGACATGACAGCTGCAAGAAGTCAGACGACAACTCTGCACACAGGTGGTAATTTGTGAAGCAATTCTCCCTCAGACTAAACTTAGATACTTGTCGTCTGATTTAAACTTCAAGGAAATGTAGCCAGTATTTCTGTCGCTTGTATCTGGAGTACATCTGCAGCCTCCCGTGAGAGTTTTAAGCCCCCGGCCCCCCATTTTGGCATAGTGGCCTTGGAGTTGCAACTTCCTTGTTCAACAAGCATTTTCCCCACACACAACCATTGGAAAAGCAGCCGTGACAGAACAGTCTTTGTATAGAATCCATGCAGTCCGATAATATTTGGAGGAGCCGTTTGATTTAAGTATTTTAGCCCATTCATGAGCACAGGGAgcaacaggaagtcagccagCTCAGCAGCAGGAGTCTCAGATGAAACTCCAGTTCTCCTTGATACGTCCATGGTTTTGGCCGTGCAGGTGGAATGGCTTTAGTGATGGTCAGTCTGTCAGTCGGCCTGTCGGTCGACCGTTTTGGTCCAGATTGAACCACCAGGAGTGAAATATCTATCTATCggatgaattgccatgaaatttgatgcacacattcatgttctcctcaggatgaattatTATTGCTctggcaatgctaacatgctaaactaaaataacgaacatggtaaacattatccTTAGCACGTCAACATTGCCCTTGTTTGATCTGTATTTGAGATTTTTAAAAGAGAACAGAGTAAGTGAGAAGAAGTAATGAAGTCCTGCACCGTCGGGCCGTGGTCAG
The Chaetodon auriga isolate fChaAug3 chromosome 3, fChaAug3.hap1, whole genome shotgun sequence DNA segment above includes these coding regions:
- the gadd45ab gene encoding growth arrest and DNA-damage-inducible, alpha, b, translated to MCNMTFEESSGDNSSERMESVAKALEEVLSSALPQGCITVGVYEAAKSLNADPDNVVLCLLATDDEEDVALQIHFTLIQAFCCENDINILRVSNMRRLAEILGGGKPGGEPVDLHCVLVTNPQSSLWKDPALSKVNRFCRDSRCLDQWVPVINLPDR